TGTGTATGGCACGTCTCGCATATATTTGATGTGTAGTAGTTTATACCACCTGATGTTGTAAATGTTGTGCCATCTGCAAATGAATGCATCCCTGTGTTATTATAAAAGTATATATTATTCCATCCTGCTGTATATATCTGTGACCTTATAAGTCGGCCGTAAAAGATGCTGTAGTTTGCACCAACACTGGTAGATGTATTAAGCCCTGCACTACCTGAAACAATCTTTACCGTGAGCGTATTCGCATTGTTGCCTGTGATCATAAAGGTAGCAGGGTTGTTTGTGTCAGGATATATGCTGTTTGTTATAGTGGTTGAATTAGGAACAAGGATACTGCCCAACCATTGATTTATAGCCCAATTGACGCTTGTATCTGTAAGCTGGGTTGATGATAAAGAAGAAACAGTACCGGTGAAGATATAAGCCTGTGTACCATAAGAGCGCCATTGATACTGCTGATGGGGACTATGACAATCCGTGCATGCCTTGTTCCATGTCCCATATTTGGTTGTCGTTGTAGTTGAGGCATGTCCCTTAACAAACTCAGCTATGGTTCCATTGTGACAGCTCTGGCATAGGTTGTCTATGGTAGCCGCGGTATTTGTTAAAAGAAAGCCTGCTGTTCCTGCATTATGCGCAACATGGCAGCCTGTAATATTGTTCTGAGGATTTGACAAGCAGGATATACCATAAGACATATTATGAGGTGGATCTGTCGCGTAAGCAGCAAGCGGCAGCATCACTATAAAAAGGATAATGATAAGTTGTGTTAATCTACTCATAAGTTTAATCCCCTCTTTGCATCATATACATTATCTGTTTATCATCTTTGATCATTCCCCTCAGCTTTGTGCCTATGTATGAATTCTTCATAAGTATCGTCATCAGTTTGACCATAAATCTTCTCTTGTTTGCGGGCATAGATTTCAACTGCCTCATCTTGTACATATAAAATTCCTTTGTTGCCTGTATAAGAGCATCTTCAAGCTCACTGAGCTCCATTGCATCAGGCTTAACAACCGGCTCTACGAGATTATACCTTCTGTAGTCATGTACAGCTATGTGATGCCTAAGCTGAGGATATATATCGCTGTAGGGCCATGGTGCAATTGCGAGAAAAAAAGCCATGTCAGGGTTATAATAAACAGCGGTATCAAGTGCCTGTTTTATTGTGTCAGAGGTTTCGTAGGGCATGCCAAGTACAAGGCTTGTTTCTGATACAATGCCCGCTTTGTTGATTATATCAATTGCCCTTTTGCTTTGTTCTGTTTTTATATCTTTCTTGAACAGCTCAAGGGATGTACTACTACCTGATTCTACGCCAACATATATATGCGACACCCCTGCCTTCACATAAAGGTCTATTATATCCTGATCTCTGACAATGTCATCAACCCTTGTTTCAAGAAGGAGCTTGATCTTCAAGCCTCTGAGGATAATAAGATTGAGTATATCAAGCCAACGCTGTCTGTTTGCTGTAGGATATTCATCAGAAAGCATGACAACGCTTACACCATATTGCTCTGAGAGCATCTCAAGTTCATTTACGAATGATAGTGCTGATCTCTGTCTCCATTTTTTTTCCCAAAAAAGCTGCTGTGAGCAGAAACTGCACTGATGAATGCATCCTCTGGAAGAGCTCACTATGCCGAGTGTAGCATTATCCTCAGGAAAATAGCGATAGTCCCTCCAGTTAACCAGGTCCCACGCAGGTGATAAGGCATCAAGATCCATTAGAAGCTGACGGTCAGGTGTTATATGTATACAGTCATCTGTTTTGAATGCAATACCCCTTACATGCCCTATATTTCCGTATGCATTGATGGCATCAAGGAGTTCCGCAAAGGTAACTTCCCCCTCTCCTCTAATAATATAATCAATAGAACCGTGGTTATTGAGCAGTTCGTTGAACATAAATGTTGGGTGTACATTACCAATCACCGTTATAATATGTTCATCTATCATTTTTGCATGATTTAAAATCTCAACTGCATCTGGCAAGGATGCTGTTATTGCAGTTGTTGCAACCACATCGGGTTTGTCTGTCTTTATTTTTCTGATTATGTCCTCATGGGTATGAAACAGGCTCATTGCATCATAGATCTCGGTTTCATAACCCTTTTCTCTCAGAGCACCAGCAATATAGACAAAACCAAGCGGTAGCCATACGCCTGCAGATTCCACGACACCTGAGTGATAAGGTGGTGTAACAAGCAGTACCTTTTTTATGCGGTTACGCATGCTTTCTCCTGATCAACAACATAAACAATCCAAGCATAACCAGCACAGTATATCCATCCATCCCATCCATTATTGACAAACTACCTGATGCACTGCCAGATATATTACACGAACAACCTGCACTTTTCGAGCTTGCCACAGCATTGCTTGTGACTGTGGTTGGCGGGTTTACAAAGGTGGTTGAACTGTTTGGGGGCAATGGTTTTTTATCAATGTTGAATACTTCAACGCGATTATTAAAAGGATCGGCTACATATAGAAACCCGTTGGTTCTATCAATAGCAAGGCTTGTTGGATTTTTGAATGCGCCAGGGTCAGTACCATAATACCCTATTGAGCCTACAAACACGTTCTGATCTGTATAAACAAATACCGCATTCTGATAACTATCAGCAACGTAGTATCTGTTAAAGGCATCCTTTGCAACGCTTAAAGGTCTTATAAGGCTTGTTCCATTATCAAAGCCTGGGTTAAATCCAGACCATCCTATGGAACCATTCACTCCATACTGACCAATCTGAACAGAGCTATTGTTTAGGGTATTTATCATGGTTACGTTTGCACTGAGCGGATCAGCTATGGATAGTATACCCTCAACATTATCATAGCTCATACCAACAGGCATACCGTTGCTCATATAGGCAATATCACCCAATCTATTACAGGCAGTATCTATAATATGAATATTAGAGCCATCAGAAACATAAATGGTCTTTGCAGAATCATTACCTGCAATACCTGAGGGATTATCAAAAGTGTTATGATCACATATTGTCGATACAAATTGGCCATTAAATGCGGAATAAGCATTTATACTACCGTCTGCCTTTGAAGCAATATAAATCATATTGTTCATAACAGTGAGTGGACCATTTTTGATGGTCGTTGAACTGCTGAAAAGGACTTTGTCCCTGCTGTTAAATGCTGTAAGCCTTCTGGCATAAGGCTCGGATATATAAAGGTTGCCGTTGCGATCAGTTGTCAGATAAACAGGCTCCTCAAGATTATTAAGGCTTTTAGAATAGAAGGCGGGTTGAACCTCCAATGAAACATAGGTAAATGCTTCGCCCCCGTTTGTAGAGCTTACAGTAACTGTGATAGTATAATGCCCACCAACAACTGGGGATAGCCATCTTGCCTGACTACCAATCCACGTAATAAAGCTACCTGCATTACACGAATATGTATACGCAAGCATCCCATTATCAGTTGAGCTCGCATTCACATCTATTATACTTGTTCTACCGGGGAATAAAGCAGATGGAATCGCATTTATACCATTGATCACAGGTGCGGATGCATTGGCATTACCTGCCCCTATTGTAGCGAATGTCAACAAGAGAGTAATTATACAAATACCTACATTTTTAATCATATTTATCTCTCTTTTTCATAAGATATAATATATATAGCAAGAAATATGCCATATTTATCTTATTTATTGTCCATTTTTTTATGGATTCAACACAAAAAATAAGGTTGAATTGTTTATAACTTTAAGGTAGTTAGATCATTATAATCCATTGTGCTTTAACACTTCTGCTACCCTTGAGTCTTTTGTGACTAATTCCTTTATTATCTTCTCTATCTTATCTTTCCGTTCTTAAAGCTCTTTACCCTTCAGCATATCAGAGGCAAGGGTCATACAACGCTCCCAAAGAAAACCCTTCCAGAATAAACATTCTACTTAGTACTACTTATTCGAGCTGTCTTAGATCCTCAATTCTTTGATTCACTGATTTAAACCCTTCATCTATCCTTCGATTGATAGCCTACTGTCCTTCCTCAAGTCTTATAATTCTGTCACTGTCCTGCTTGGTAAAAGAAACATTCTGGGTATTGGCATAAAGGCATGTTGAGCCCCGCACTTACTTCTATTAGCAAAAATAATATCTGCTTCATTTTTTACTCCTTGCCAATAACATAACACATTTTACGCGCTATTGCTATTTTTATATCTAAGGTAGATCGCTTCATTTATGATAGGGCATAGGAAATGGATTAAAGTATGGTGATGGCATACCGGGATTATAATTCAATGGACCTAAGGAAGGCTTTGAAAAATTTGTTGTTGAGGTAAACATATTTGGAGTTGGATTATGATCCACACCGTGGCAACTTAAAAAACATTCGACATTGTTTTGCGTTTTAAATACAATATTAAGTTTACCCTCGGAGTTTGGCAGCACAACAGTAAACCTTGGATCTTTGTTAAACCTTATAAGATAGGGATAATTAATAGAACCATGTGAATCATGACATGTAAAACAAGATGTGTTCGCATTCACTATATGTTCTCTGTGATACAAGAAGCTCTGGTTACTCAGTATGCTTGTCCTGTTATGGCACTGATAGCATAAAGCATACGCATACTCACTTTCAGGCATGCCGTCCTGTTTATAGTAATTCTTGTTCAGTATCGGCGCATATATTGAGCCGTGCGGCGAAGAGCCACCTATTGTATTTTCAGCACTATGGCAATCAGTGCAGTTTACATAGCTTGATATTGTCCATGGAGGGATCAGACTTGGGATAAGATACGATTTGCCTGGTGACTCAACAGGGTGATACGATGCATTTGCTGGATTAAATTCTATTGCTTTATCTGTTTCATAAGGCAGAAAGGACTGGTTTGCGTGACATTTAAAACAAAGCTCATATTCATAGTGTATACCACCGCTAAACCATAGCATTTTTCTTTGACCTATTTGAGAGACACTTGCTGACTCTATATGATGCGGGCTATGGCAGTCAATACACTCTGAATGACGCGTTGTAGTATTTATCTGTCCGTGTTTTTGCTCCATAACTGTCATATATGGAACTGTATCAATAGGGTGATGTGATGGCTTTTGAAAGTCATCTGCAACATCAGGTATGGGTGATGACAGCAGGAGCATACCTGAAAGCTTTGCCTTATTCTGTTCCTGTGCACTGCCATGACATTGAAAACACAGACTTGAGCCATTTTTTACAAGCATGGGCGTTCCAGCAACGCCATGACCAGCGTGACAGCTTGCACATCCTTTGGGTAAAGACAGGTGTGGATTTATCGTATTTACTGTTTCTGCATACACCTGACGCTGTGATATAATATATGATACCAAGCAAACAATAATCAGTAAAAATATTCTTTTCATGGTTACATCCATTACATTTTATGACAGATTATACAAACCTGTGTAATATTGGATTTTCTTAGAAAATGCACGCCAGAGGCAGAAAAATTATCATCCTGGTGCGGATTGTGGCATGATATACACTGCACCTCATAATTGCGGTCAAGCCTCACACCATCAGGATCATCTTTCATCTCTGTCATACTTGCAAGGTTTGAACCTGTAACATAGCTCTGCGTAATCATCTTTTGTGTTACAACAAAGGATATGGGATGACTACCTGAAAGGTTTGTTCCAAGATACCCACGCGATGTTGATGGTATTGTCCTTATGTTATTCTGCATGGGGATTGGTGATCTCCTGCTCCTGACCTCTCCAATAGCTATAGTACCGTCATGGCAGCTCAAACACAGCTTTGAAGCCCCATCAGGTGTTACAGGCTTCCCACCCGGCGATAGTGACTCAAGGCTATTAGACCAGTACATGTTGTAATTTGTACCTGTATTAAGTTTTTTGTTCCAAAGAGGCGTATGTGGTTCAGCATCATGTGGGGTATGACAGAATATACACACCTGTTTCTCTGTTGTGGACTTTATCTGGCCGGGACCGGATATAGACAGATTATGCAGCGTATTCAGAACACTTCCAGCATATGCAAGACTGCAGCTCAGCAGTAATAACATTGCAGGTAAAAGAATTACAGCCGCTCCCTTTACAAGCAGCGAAACATGGGGATCTCTTTGTTTATTGATGTGGTGCTCCATTCTCCGTATCACCTATCCTATTAAATATATCAATCCTGTTGTTTAACGCATCTGCAACATAAATGCGGCCGTGTTCAACAACTATGCCTGATGGCATTGACAACTCTCCACCGTCTGTTCCATGCCTTCCAAATGTCATAAGATAATCCCCTTTAGCGCTAAACATCTGAACCACATCAAACAATGCATCACTTATATAAATAATGCCATCCGAATCTACTGCTATGCCTTTGGGTCTGGCAAAATCACCGCTTCCGTCTCCCTGTTTGCCGAAAAATGATATAAATTTACCGTGAAGTGTAAATATCTGGATTCTGAAGTTAAGGCTGTCTATGATAAATACTGTGTTATTTTTTATTGTGATGCCTGTTGGAAAATTAAATTCACCTGCTCCATCGCCATGTGAGCCAAAAGAAAATTTAAATTTATCTCTATTATCGTATACAAAAACCATGTTCATACCTGTATCTACGATGTATATATCTCCATTCCCTGCAATGGCAACAGAAGTGGGTCTTATAAATAAACTGTTGGTAATGCTTCCCAGACAGCTGCCGCTCCTGCTTATTATAAATACACTTTTCTGAGAGGAATCCGCAACATATACTCTATTCCCTGTTATTGCTATGCCTGTTGGTGTGGTAAAATATGAAGCGCCGCATTTACTGATAATAGTAAAGCTGTTGTTATCTTTATCAAAAAGTATCACATCTGGTGCATGAATATCTGTAACACCTATAATTCCTTTGTAAGCAGCAATCGCAAAAGGAGAAAACCGCGTATTGTACTGGCTATTTGCACCTGAGATAAAACTGAATATCCGTGAAATCCATCCGGGCCTGATACCTAGATCATTTGCAGAGTATACAGAGCGGACAAATGATATTTTGGGGTTGTTTTCAGGCCAAGCAATATTTACAGTTTTGACTTGCGGCGTGTGTGCACATCCTGTTAAAACTACGAATAAAAAAAGCGATATATTAAAACGCTTTTTAATCATCTTTTTTACCCGTATTTTCATCAGGTACAGGTTGAATAGGCATGCGCATCTTAAACTCAGGTACTGGTGATTCAAAGGTCTTCTGTTTAACCGTATTGGGTTGGGTGGCTGATTCGGAGGTTATGCCGGTTGCTTCAACAATTTTAACATTGTTGAGTAATTGTGAGGAAGAGCATACGCTAAGTCCTAAGATAACATGCATCTCCTCCTTTCCTGTATAAGACAGGCCACCACCAATGCCGCCTGATAAAACGATTGAGCTATTAGCAAAATAGTACCTTGCACCTGCTGTACCTTCAAATCTGTTTTTAAATCCAGTACTGCTAACGATCCAGTTGTCTGTATCAAAAAGTAAATCCCATTGCTCTCTTACTCTGTAAATTATACCACTACTTATAATGACTGCCCTTAGCGCGGACAGATAGCCGGTACTGAAGGTAAGATTAAGCTTGTTAAAGCGTTTCTCGATAACCTCTCGTATATCTGCTGAAGGATGTCCTGAAAGGTTGTCACCAATTACAGTAGTAGCGAGGTCTGGTTTTTGCAGGTAGCGCCATTTAGCGCCAGAGATCATACCTATACTGTTTTTTTCATAAAGTTGTTGATAATTGTTGTATTGCACAGCACCAATCATAACTTCCAGATTATCCAGTATACCAAATGAGACGGTAACGGGGGAAACATTAAAGTTATCTGTCCTATTCTGTTTATAGTACCCTGTCCATACGTTGTAAAGAAATGCACCGCTGCCTAATGTACTTGTATCAGGCACATCAAATATACCTGATAATCCATTCTTGTACGGCGCTGCAACTACTGTCCCGGCAATGCAAAGGAACAGCATAATTGATATGCATAAATTTAAAACAATATTCTGCAATTTCATAATAATCCCACTGGTAGTTTCTTTAAAAATGTTTGCAGGGCGCTGAGATCAGGATCATTTAAGGCACTGGTATATAATGCTTTATTCATCTTTATTGCAATAGATATGTTTCTCCATGCTTCACGGTAATTGCCCATCCTTGCATGAGCACATGCGAGGTTGTAGTAAACATACGCATCAGGTTGTTTAACATTCTTCAAGAGAGATAAAGCCATATCATATTTTTTTAATTGTATATAGAGTGATGCAAGATTGACAGCTGTATCTTTCTGATCAGGATTTAACTTTAACGCATGTTTAAATGCCTGCAGTGATTGATCATATAAGCCAAGATGTTCACTTGCTTCTCCTTGTAATTCAAACAATGCATAATTATATGGATCAAGCAGCTGGGCCTTTTTAACGATATTAAGTGCTGAGGTATAATTGCCTTTCCTTATAAGTACCACTGTCTGATCGTTCATGATAATCGCCTGAACAGTAGGAGAAAAATAAGCAAGCTTGTATGCCATGTTAAGTTGTTTCATTGCATTGCTGTAATCACCCTTATCTGAATAAAGTATGCCAAGCCATCGCCGCGCCTGAAGATAGTATGGGGATAGATTTATAGTATCTTTCAGATCC
This is a stretch of genomic DNA from Deltaproteobacteria bacterium. It encodes these proteins:
- a CDS encoding B12-binding domain-containing radical SAM protein, encoding MRNRIKKVLLVTPPYHSGVVESAGVWLPLGFVYIAGALREKGYETEIYDAMSLFHTHEDIIRKIKTDKPDVVATTAITASLPDAVEILNHAKMIDEHIITVIGNVHPTFMFNELLNNHGSIDYIIRGEGEVTFAELLDAINAYGNIGHVRGIAFKTDDCIHITPDRQLLMDLDALSPAWDLVNWRDYRYFPEDNATLGIVSSSRGCIHQCSFCSQQLFWEKKWRQRSALSFVNELEMLSEQYGVSVVMLSDEYPTANRQRWLDILNLIILRGLKIKLLLETRVDDIVRDQDIIDLYVKAGVSHIYVGVESGSSTSLELFKKDIKTEQSKRAIDIINKAGIVSETSLVLGMPYETSDTIKQALDTAVYYNPDMAFFLAIAPWPYSDIYPQLRHHIAVHDYRRYNLVEPVVKPDAMELSELEDALIQATKEFYMYKMRQLKSMPANKRRFMVKLMTILMKNSYIGTKLRGMIKDDKQIMYMMQRGD
- a CDS encoding NHL repeat-containing protein, producing MIKNVGICIITLLLTFATIGAGNANASAPVINGINAIPSALFPGRTSIIDVNASSTDNGMLAYTYSCNAGSFITWIGSQARWLSPVVGGHYTITVTVSSTNGGEAFTYVSLEVQPAFYSKSLNNLEEPVYLTTDRNGNLYISEPYARRLTAFNSRDKVLFSSSTTIKNGPLTVMNNMIYIASKADGSINAYSAFNGQFVSTICDHNTFDNPSGIAGNDSAKTIYVSDGSNIHIIDTACNRLGDIAYMSNGMPVGMSYDNVEGILSIADPLSANVTMINTLNNSSVQIGQYGVNGSIGWSGFNPGFDNGTSLIRPLSVAKDAFNRYYVADSYQNAVFVYTDQNVFVGSIGYYGTDPGAFKNPTSLAIDRTNGFLYVADPFNNRVEVFNIDKKPLPPNSSTTFVNPPTTVTSNAVASSKSAGCSCNISGSASGSLSIMDGMDGYTVLVMLGLFMLLIRRKHA
- a CDS encoding cytochrome c3 family protein, which encodes MEHHINKQRDPHVSLLVKGAAVILLPAMLLLLSCSLAYAGSVLNTLHNLSISGPGQIKSTTEKQVCIFCHTPHDAEPHTPLWNKKLNTGTNYNMYWSNSLESLSPGGKPVTPDGASKLCLSCHDGTIAIGEVRSRRSPIPMQNNIRTIPSTSRGYLGTNLSGSHPISFVVTQKMITQSYVTGSNLASMTEMKDDPDGVRLDRNYEVQCISCHNPHQDDNFSASGVHFLRKSNITQVCIICHKM
- a CDS encoding 6-bladed beta-propeller; the encoded protein is MIKKRFNISLFLFVVLTGCAHTPQVKTVNIAWPENNPKISFVRSVYSANDLGIRPGWISRIFSFISGANSQYNTRFSPFAIAAYKGIIGVTDIHAPDVILFDKDNNSFTIISKCGASYFTTPTGIAITGNRVYVADSSQKSVFIISRSGSCLGSITNSLFIRPTSVAIAGNGDIYIVDTGMNMVFVYDNRDKFKFSFGSHGDGAGEFNFPTGITIKNNTVFIIDSLNFRIQIFTLHGKFISFFGKQGDGSGDFARPKGIAVDSDGIIYISDALFDVVQMFSAKGDYLMTFGRHGTDGGELSMPSGIVVEHGRIYVADALNNRIDIFNRIGDTENGAPHQ